The region CAGTTCTGGTTGCAATTCTTGCCGGACCGGTTGCCGGCGGTCTTACCGGACTGCTTACAAACCTGATCTGGGGCATGATTACCTCTCCGGTGGCAGCAGCATTCGCTCCGGTGGCAATGGTTATCGGCATTGTGGCAGGGCTCTGCGCTAAATACGGTTTTTTTAAAAATTTATGGATGGCGCTTATCAGTGGCGTAATTATCACCGTATTCGTTTCCATTGTTGCCGTGCCTATACGTCTTTATATGTTCGGAGGAGTAACCGGAAGCGGAGCTGATTTCCTGACCGCGTATATGCTCGCACTGGGTAAAGATCTATTCGGATCAGTAATCGTGACCGTTTTTACTTCCAATCTCATCGATAAAGTTGTTACCGCCGGTCTCGGGTGGGTAATCATAAAATCCCTCCCGGAAAAAACAGCCAACCGCTTAAGGCGTCCCGAGACTGTAAGTTAATAAATATGCAAAACGAAAACACCACTCTATACATAGACGGTGATTCACTAATTTACAGACTATCGCCCTTCAGCAAGCTATCTTATCTTTTGCTGAGCGGGGCGATAGTCTACTCTTTCAAGTCCGACTGGCGTCCGCTCGTCATCTATTTGATAATAAGCTTGATGATGGCTGCCGGCTTCCAATTACTTAAGCCGATCTGGAAAGTGCTTTGGAGAACAATTTTACCGTTGATCATTTTCATGATTCCTATCCATGGAATCCTGTACCCCGCCAATCATACCCCGGTTTTCACTTATGAATTCATAACGTTTTATCAGGAAGGGCTCTTTTACGCAGCTCAGATACTGTTACAGCTAACGATTGTATTAATCTCTTCCCTTTTCTTTGTTTTCAGCACCCACCCGGCTGACTTTATCGCCGCTACAACGCAGGCTGGATGGCCGCCGACTTTAGCTTATCTGCTTGGTAGCCCCCTGCTGATGCTTCCGGCCATGCGAACAAGGGCAAGAGTCATTCAGGCCGCGCAAAGAGCTAGAGGACTGGATTCAGAAGGAAACTTCATACAAAGAATTAAAGGCGTTAAGCCTTTGCTGGCACCGTTTGTACTCGGCTCACTCATTGAAATTGAGCAACGGGCGATAGCACTGGAAGTGCGTGGTTTTAATTCCGGCACCACTATGTCCACCCTAAGAATAACCCACGACTCAAAAATCGAAAAAATAGGGCGCAAACTAGCCATCGCACTGGCCCTGCTCCTTATTATTTACCGGATAATCAATTAATTTATGCCCGCAATAAAACTTAAAGACTTATCATTTTCGCACTCCGGCTCTGAAGAAACCGCGCTGAAAAACATCAATGTGGAAATTAACAAGGGTGAATTTGTTGCGATTATCGGAGCCAATAATTCAGGCAAATCGAGCCTGTGCTATGCCCTGACAGGAGTAATCCCCCATCTTTATCGCGGTAAAATGCAGGGCAGTATCTGCATAAACAATCAAGACACAAAGACTAAAAGCGTTCCTGAAATTTCAAATGAAGCCGGATTAGTGATGAATATTCCCAAAAATCAACTTTCCGGGGTCCGCTATACTGTTTTCGAAGAGGTTGCATTCAGCCTTGAAAACCGTGGAATAGAACGCGAAGAAATGAAACAGCAGGTTGCGCAGACTCTTAAAAAAATTGGAATAGAAGAGCTTGCCGATCGCTGTCCGCAGCACCTCTCAGGAGGTCAGCAGCAAAAAGTCGTGCTAGCATCAGTCCTTGCAAACAATCCTGAAATTCTGGTTCTGGACGAACCCACAACTTTTCTTGATCCTCAAGGAACCCGTCAGGTATTCGAGATCCTGCATCAACTTCAGCAATCCGGAAAAACGATCGTTATTGCTGAACAAAATATGGAACTCATCGCCATGTACGCAGACCGGGTAATAGCGCTGCATGACGGGGAAATGATTCTAGACGGTACTCCCTCCGCAGTACTTACAGATTCAAAATTACAGCAGATAGGCATGGACTCGCTGCGCTATACCAAAGTTTCCGAACTGGCAGCGCAGAAAGGACTCTGGCAGGAATCCAAAAGCCCGGCCATTACTTTAGAAGCGACAATTGAGGGACTGAAAATTGACCGACTCTAATGACTCTACAATAATAGATATACAAGATCTCTGTTTCAGCTACGGCAATTCCGTAAACGCACTGCAAGAGATTTCGCTGACGATCAAAAAGGGTGAACAGATTGCTCTGGTCGGCCACAACGGTTCCGGCAAAAGCACACTGGTTAAACATCTGAACGGCCTGCTGAAACCATCCTCAGGCAGCGTTTTAATCAAAGGACTGCCGACCTCCAAAAGCCGAACAGCGCGGTTAGCCGGAATAGTAGCCCTGCTTTTCCAAAATCCTGATGATCAGATATGCAAACGAACCGTTAGTGCCGAAGTTGCTTTCGGACCTCTTAACTTGGGATATTCTACAGATAAAACCAAAGCCCTTGTTCAAAAAGCACTAAGCTGCTTTAATCTCCAAAAAGACGAAAACGTAAACCCGCATGATCTGGGATACAGCCAGCGGAAACGCTTAGCCATTGCTTCCATCATTGCCATGGACACTCAGGTTATAGTTCTGGACGAACCGACAGCTGGACTAGATCCTCAGGAAATAAGGATGCTGGAGTCTGTTTTAAATGGTCTGAAGGAAGAAAAGAAAACCGTTGTTATCATCAGTCATGATATGGATTTTATAGCTGAAAACACAACACGGGCGATATGCCTAAGTGATGGCAGAAAAGTTTTTGATGGCGATATCTTAGATTTTTTCCCGCAACAGGAATTGCTGGAAAATTGCGGTTTGCTATGCCCCCAGATAGTCAGGCTATGTGAGCATTTTAAACTGCACCCCCGCAAATTAACACCCGAAAACTTCATTTCTGAATTAACAACTATTTAATTATTTTTACAAATAATTTCAGGGCACCATTGCGCTGCTCACCAGCTAAAAACAATTTTATTTAATATTATCGAACATCTCCAGAGCTTCATCAAACTCATAATTATCAACTGCTTTCTGAATCAGCTTAAGCTTTTCACTTACTTTACCAAGGTTGGAAAAAGCTAGCAGCCGGTCCAGCACATTATTTGCTTCGGTATCTGAATCCTCCATCAATTCCCGCAGCTTGCGCATCAGAATATCATACTCCGAATCACTTACAACGCCCGCAGCAACCACATCATCAGTCTGTTTATCAAAATATTTTTCCAAACCAAGCACCACAACGTTCAGTGCCTCTAAGACTTTCGTCTGAAGATAATTGATTTCCTGCTCAGATAGTCCTTTATCACATGCCTTTTCCAGCTTTTGAGCTGCATGATAGAGTTTTTGAGCACCTATATTACCGGCCCCTCCTTTTAAGGAATGGACACAACGGGTTGCAGCTGTGGGGTCACTATCAATTAGTGATTCAGAAAACATTAATTCATAATCTTTGAATTCCTGCAAAAAGATCGACAACATTTTTCTATAAAGAGAATTATCATTGTTAAGCCTTTTAAGGCCTGCTTTTACATCTATTTCAGGCAAGTTAAACATATCATCGTCTGATGAAATTTCTTTTGAATTATCAATATCCGGCACTGTTTCGGCCGAAGACGCATCTGTAGGTGTTGAAGGGGAAATCCATTTGCTCATAGTATAAATCATCTCCTTAACCTGAATGGGTTTACCGATATGATCGTTCATACCGGCCTGTAGAGATTTCTCGTAATCACCGATCATTACATTTGCGGTCATGGCAATAACCGGAAGATGTTTTAATTTTTCATTCTCACGTATTTTACGGGTAGCGGTATAGCCATCCATTTCCGGCATCTGGCAATCCATAAGAACGCCATCAAAAATGTCATTTTCAAGGATTTCCAGACACTCTCTGCCATTTACAGCAAGATGCACGTCCACCCCGTATTTTACAAGTATATCGTTTGCAACATTTTGATTTATCTTATTATCTTCTACCAAAAGGACTTTAGCGCCCCGAAGTTTAGCAGCAGCTTCATCAATTACTTTTTTCCGCGATTTTGTCGGCCGGGAGCATCGCTCTTTCGCTCCTATGGCAACAGCTACAGAATCAAAAAGTACTGACGGCAAAGTAGGCTTGTTCAATGAATCAACAACATTACCAAGCACTTCAGCGGCAGTTGTAAATTGCGGACCGCCGTAGGTGGAGTCCATTACAATCTTTGGTATGTCGGAAAACTCTTTGTTCGCGTCTAAAATTCCGGAAATATCAAGTTTATCCTTGCGAGAAATATTCCAATTCATAAGAATCAAGTGGTACCTATGAGGATCTGTCCGCTTTTCCAATAAAGCGATAGCTGCCGATAAGGACTCTGCATCTTCAACATTAAATCCAAACCCGGATAATGTTTCCGATAGAACCTTCCTTGATGTGTCATTACTATCCATGACAAGAATATTATATGATCCGGTGTCGAAACTATCTTCGGAAAACCACGAATCATCGGCGTTCTTTTCCAGATCTACGGTAAAATAAAAAGTGGTTCCTTTACCCTGCTCACTTTCGACCCAGATTTCCCCGCCCATGAGTTCAGTTAATTTCTTGGAAATCGCCAGTCCCAGACCGGTTCCACCGTATTTTCGGGTGGTGGAAGAGTCTACCTGACTAAACTCCTGAAATAATTTACCCTGCTCTTCTTCACTCATGCCTATTCCGGTATCCTTTACCCAAAAAAGAAGGCTGAGCTTTCTATCCTTTTGTCTGGCTACTTTTGCACCCAGAACTATTTCGCCTTTTTCTGTAAATTTCAGAGCGTTATGACCAAGGTTTAATAAAATCTGCCCCAGCCGTAATGGATCACCTATCAGGCTCATGGGTAGATCCGGCTGTATATCAAATATTAATTCCACCCCAGATTCTTTTGCCCGCACTCCAATTACATCGGCTATATTCTCAAGCGTATCTTCCATGCGGAATGCTATCTTCTCGATATCAATTCTGCCCGCTTCTATTTTTGAAAAATCCAAAATTTCGTTGAGAATGCCCAAAAGATTTTCAGCAGAGCCATTAATCTTACTGATATAATCAAATTGCTTACGATTTAAATCTGTATCTAGAACCAGATGAGACAGCCCGATAATCGCGTTCATGGGAGTACGTATTTCATGAGACATATTGGCAAGAAAATAAGATTTAGCCCGGGTAGATTCTTCGGCAATTTCCTTTGCCTCAGCAAGAGCCTTCTCACTTGCCTTGCGTTCGGTAATTTCTTCAACGATACCATCGATTGAAATTATTTCTCCCGATAAATCGCGCACAGAGTGAGCTGAGACAGCAATGATGCGCTCTTCTCCTCCGGGATGGATATAGCTCATCTCAAACTGGTGCTGAACTTCCTCTTTAGCAATCATTTCCGAAATCAACCGGGAAATTCTGTCAAACTCTCCGGGCTTCCAGTTAATTAAGCTCAACCAGTCCTGACCGATAGTTTCATCCCTGTCCAAACCGAACACGGAAATGAATCCGTCACTGGCATAAAGAAGTTTTCCATCCACACTGTGACTGAAAATGACAAACTGATCACCGATCTCGTCAACCAGCTTCTGATATTTTTCCTGACTGCTTCTAAGCGTATTCTCCATCCTTTTGCGCTCAGTTATGTTCACCGTCCAGCAGAGGATTCCCGGTTCTCCATGATAATTAAAGTCATAAAATGAAAGGAGAACATCAATAATCTCACCGTTGATATCGTACAACCGGCTTTCAAGATCTTTAAAATAGCCATGTTTATCAAGATGTTCGAGGACAGTATCTCTAACGTCAGGATTTACATAAATTTTTCTAGCCTCTTCACCTACAGTAAGTCCCATCCTCACCATAGCCGGATTTGCAAAACGGGTTACCCCGTTAACAGAAATACCAACTCCGATGGGGCTGGTATCCAAGATAGCTTGTAAACGCTCTTTTTCACCGGCAATAGCTTCTTCCATCGCTTTCCGGTCAGTAATATCACGAACAACGGCAACAAAGATCACATCATCATTAACTACTGCCGAATTAACAGCTATTTCCATAGGAAATTCTTCACCGTTCCTGCGTCTTGCAGGCACCTCTACCTGCTTACCCACTACTTTTGAGATACCTGTTCTTAAATAATTTTGAATATATGCATCATGATCTTTCTTAAAATCATCAGGCATTAGCATAGTAATATTCTGGCCGATAATTTCATCACCTAAATAACCGAAAGTCTCTTGGGCCGCAGGGCTGAATTCAGTAATTATTCCCTTGGAATTAATTACTATAATCCCGTTTTTAGCGGTATCGATAATCCCGCGCAGTCTGGCCGTCCGTTCAGCCACTGTCGCCTCAAGTTCATTCATCGTCGTTTCAAGCTTCTGCTGGGATTCCTCAATTTCCGTAATATCGATAAATGTTTCGAGCAAAATCTGTCTGCCGTTTCTTTCAATGAGCGATACGGATTTCATAATAGGCAGCAGTTCACCGTTTACCTTACGCAGCTTCCGTTTAGACATATCGTGACTCTGATGAAGATCCAGAATAGGACAGCTGTTCACATCTGAGGGGCAGATCAAATTATGACATGTTTTACCGATAAGATCGTTGCGCTCAAATCCGCTTAGCTTCAGAGCAAAATCATTAATGTGGAGGATCTCCCGACTATCGGCATCCACCTGAACCACTCCGGCTGAAATGGAATTAACGAGTTGATTCAGGTATTGCTCACTTTTCTCGATTTCACTGGACCGCAATATAATTTCATTTTGATACTCATCAATTGAATCAAGCATCAAATTAACATTCTTACCCAGATCATAAATCTCATCACTGCCATCTATCGTTACTCTCGCCTTGGAATAACCGTATTTCCCAATGGAAGACACCTGCTCGCGAAGGCTTTCAATACGCCTGAGAACCTTCCGGTGCAGTAAAAAATATCCCAGGAGAGTCACAACAAAGAGCATAAAGATTACGCTTCCATAATAAAAATAAGCAACAAGAGTACCGTATTCAGAAATACGGCGCAGGACGGAAGTTTTTAATACGGCTACAGCCTTGCCATCAATATCAAAAAGAAAAGTTGCGCCTGTAGCAACTTTTTTGTCGGGATAGACTATACTGCTGTTGTCTTCGGAAGCCATTAATCTGGAAACGAGAGGGGAATCGATGCGGATAGGACTGATAGAAATGGGAAATCCCAGTAGATCGG is a window of Maridesulfovibrio sp. DNA encoding:
- a CDS encoding ECF transporter S component, which gives rise to MGFSDSIKKDFSTFTVVLIAVAIVLNIAVGQLVSLLKIPIFLDSIGTVLVAILAGPVAGGLTGLLTNLIWGMITSPVAAAFAPVAMVIGIVAGLCAKYGFFKNLWMALISGVIITVFVSIVAVPIRLYMFGGVTGSGADFLTAYMLALGKDLFGSVIVTVFTSNLIDKVVTAGLGWVIIKSLPEKTANRLRRPETVS
- a CDS encoding energy-coupling factor transporter transmembrane component T, which translates into the protein MQNENTTLYIDGDSLIYRLSPFSKLSYLLLSGAIVYSFKSDWRPLVIYLIISLMMAAGFQLLKPIWKVLWRTILPLIIFMIPIHGILYPANHTPVFTYEFITFYQEGLFYAAQILLQLTIVLISSLFFVFSTHPADFIAATTQAGWPPTLAYLLGSPLLMLPAMRTRARVIQAAQRARGLDSEGNFIQRIKGVKPLLAPFVLGSLIEIEQRAIALEVRGFNSGTTMSTLRITHDSKIEKIGRKLAIALALLLIIYRIIN
- a CDS encoding ABC transporter ATP-binding protein, which encodes MPAIKLKDLSFSHSGSEETALKNINVEINKGEFVAIIGANNSGKSSLCYALTGVIPHLYRGKMQGSICINNQDTKTKSVPEISNEAGLVMNIPKNQLSGVRYTVFEEVAFSLENRGIEREEMKQQVAQTLKKIGIEELADRCPQHLSGGQQQKVVLASVLANNPEILVLDEPTTFLDPQGTRQVFEILHQLQQSGKTIVIAEQNMELIAMYADRVIALHDGEMILDGTPSAVLTDSKLQQIGMDSLRYTKVSELAAQKGLWQESKSPAITLEATIEGLKIDRL
- a CDS encoding ABC transporter ATP-binding protein codes for the protein MTDSNDSTIIDIQDLCFSYGNSVNALQEISLTIKKGEQIALVGHNGSGKSTLVKHLNGLLKPSSGSVLIKGLPTSKSRTARLAGIVALLFQNPDDQICKRTVSAEVAFGPLNLGYSTDKTKALVQKALSCFNLQKDENVNPHDLGYSQRKRLAIASIIAMDTQVIVLDEPTAGLDPQEIRMLESVLNGLKEEKKTVVIISHDMDFIAENTTRAICLSDGRKVFDGDILDFFPQQELLENCGLLCPQIVRLCEHFKLHPRKLTPENFISELTTI
- a CDS encoding PAS domain S-box protein, translating into MKLRHIAIISIAAMAVLFAVGQFFISNRIVETGFQELENEKVYSSIDSAKKSIRSELLDLSSLLVDWTSWDDTYEFVQNVNSEYIQSNLLVETFSDQKLAAVVILDNDKKIIFSRAYSVQGDEDPKLERLIAQRSSEVMPQISENKAGWGGIVKLREGNLGLLAKRRILKSDGTGPSVGYMVMVRRLSSPLLENAADLLGFPISISPIRIDSPLVSRLMASEDNSSIVYPDKKVATGATFLFDIDGKAVAVLKTSVLRRISEYGTLVAYFYYGSVIFMLFVVTLLGYFLLHRKVLRRIESLREQVSSIGKYGYSKARVTIDGSDEIYDLGKNVNLMLDSIDEYQNEIILRSSEIEKSEQYLNQLVNSISAGVVQVDADSREILHINDFALKLSGFERNDLIGKTCHNLICPSDVNSCPILDLHQSHDMSKRKLRKVNGELLPIMKSVSLIERNGRQILLETFIDITEIEESQQKLETTMNELEATVAERTARLRGIIDTAKNGIIVINSKGIITEFSPAAQETFGYLGDEIIGQNITMLMPDDFKKDHDAYIQNYLRTGISKVVGKQVEVPARRRNGEEFPMEIAVNSAVVNDDVIFVAVVRDITDRKAMEEAIAGEKERLQAILDTSPIGVGISVNGVTRFANPAMVRMGLTVGEEARKIYVNPDVRDTVLEHLDKHGYFKDLESRLYDINGEIIDVLLSFYDFNYHGEPGILCWTVNITERKRMENTLRSSQEKYQKLVDEIGDQFVIFSHSVDGKLLYASDGFISVFGLDRDETIGQDWLSLINWKPGEFDRISRLISEMIAKEEVQHQFEMSYIHPGGEERIIAVSAHSVRDLSGEIISIDGIVEEITERKASEKALAEAKEIAEESTRAKSYFLANMSHEIRTPMNAIIGLSHLVLDTDLNRKQFDYISKINGSAENLLGILNEILDFSKIEAGRIDIEKIAFRMEDTLENIADVIGVRAKESGVELIFDIQPDLPMSLIGDPLRLGQILLNLGHNALKFTEKGEIVLGAKVARQKDRKLSLLFWVKDTGIGMSEEEQGKLFQEFSQVDSSTTRKYGGTGLGLAISKKLTELMGGEIWVESEQGKGTTFYFTVDLEKNADDSWFSEDSFDTGSYNILVMDSNDTSRKVLSETLSGFGFNVEDAESLSAAIALLEKRTDPHRYHLILMNWNISRKDKLDISGILDANKEFSDIPKIVMDSTYGGPQFTTAAEVLGNVVDSLNKPTLPSVLFDSVAVAIGAKERCSRPTKSRKKVIDEAAAKLRGAKVLLVEDNKINQNVANDILVKYGVDVHLAVNGRECLEILENDIFDGVLMDCQMPEMDGYTATRKIRENEKLKHLPVIAMTANVMIGDYEKSLQAGMNDHIGKPIQVKEMIYTMSKWISPSTPTDASSAETVPDIDNSKEISSDDDMFNLPEIDVKAGLKRLNNDNSLYRKMLSIFLQEFKDYELMFSESLIDSDPTAATRCVHSLKGGAGNIGAQKLYHAAQKLEKACDKGLSEQEINYLQTKVLEALNVVVLGLEKYFDKQTDDVVAAGVVSDSEYDILMRKLRELMEDSDTEANNVLDRLLAFSNLGKVSEKLKLIQKAVDNYEFDEALEMFDNIK